A section of the Ictalurus punctatus breed USDA103 chromosome 8, Coco_2.0, whole genome shotgun sequence genome encodes:
- the LOC108268961 gene encoding uncharacterized protein LOC108268961 isoform X3 yields MLVPSWKGEASKSFSVKIQVIKDSETRHEAQICKLVLEKQELEWQKEALQNQINRMTKEQSESLAVVKKQFQAQIRGIDGEKGKHQLSVELKDKEITSLKEELKLLQLFKYSLEKKLSELEQKVQLQTQVKDSHLNQLGEVEKRFRTISRQCAVVRQVHEKLEQNVEEAMRINKKLVSMNKKKESTIAALKKDVEKLNSELVKSKVVSICRSGDESSYLLKDQQMQELKQRLIVETELNKKLRNEIAVERAEKQELMSSLQHAQWLLQTQTQTVSRTEQQLLIHTEEYQVLKREHEMVRERSKEKEDRLVHLIDDYKHSKIALEKEMRTLHAKMQADQEELKAVKKAYDHLHEKHQQLSSCMMHQARPIHGLENGRIDIQTNSPTSLNCDMDLDKDISSDGEARQASPQNNCEQMRHCKEDEDIPDERTAECQEAVIGRENDEVNVRSQMDRTTLALPPTEGLVGLAPDQSETSERVSGTDVTNQQIDPAVKQEASVSESAPVLGLFDNGHPSNALQSYTESCLAKLSEPQTRSVYGVASDPVMSEPRVTPGEKSLCVYERREHQTPDIHTSETSQDINLKGVEPQTPAPEKNQAPSASPNSDSVVEEDTEPPHAHNKSPTKYGQLGVPYLNPQQRFIPHESDSSREGFSLVPHAASISDTPFSELQELQVSPDQQEDINNHIRVTKAKCIPEVELNAISHPAESSSQSTVFIAANIAEAQDGNKTDDICTSALSAQSSEQNVEASPYPQMSHPQENSVFPDTKLSEQSNNKEKQMTGIEPGYSDESKSYGSSLELDVPLKETLDAKLNGSRSAALRQTNKSSAPSKIFISEQKSVLPSGFQDLLRSLRTPVFPKSTLRNRGGLLDKANVSDVHPYRKNDHCGEWNAIKETFSEISTEKESRIPISFGSAQPGSPAACSVGNGLRQNCTVTPPPRRHNLGKVSRSVCEERTPTPLEKEDNQKSDIRTQIAKIEQFLSSEVIKPQKRRRVDEIEL; encoded by the exons GATTCTGAAACACGTCACGAGGCTCAGATCTGTAAACTCGTCCTGGAGAAGCAAGAACTAGAGTGGCAGAAG gAGGCTTTACAAAATCAAATCAACAGGATGACAAAAGAACAATCAGAATCCCTTGCTGTTGTTAAAAAGCAG TTTCAGGCTCAGATTCGAGGAATAGACGGAGAAAAG GGGAAACACCAACTGAGTGTTGAATTAAAAGACAAAGAGATCACCAGCCTGAAGGAAGAGTTGAAGTTACTGCAG TTGTTCAAgtacagtttggagaagaaattaAGCGAGCTG GAGCAGAAGGTGCAGCTGCAGACTCAGGTGAAGGACAGCCATCTGAATCAGCTGGGAGAGGTGGAGAAGCGTTTCAGGACGATATCAAGACAATGTGCTGTGGTCAGACAAGTGCATGAGAAACTGGAGCAGAATG TCGAGGAGGCAATGCGGATTAACAAGAAACTTGTTtccatgaacaaaaaaaaagaatctacaATTGCTGCACTGAAAAAG GATGTGGAGAAGCTTAACAGTGAGCTGGTAAAAAGCAAAGTTGTGTCCATCTGCAGATCTGGAGACGAAAGTTCTTACCTGCTGAAAGACCAACAAATGCAGGAGCTTAAGCAAAGGCTGATTGTg GAGACAGAACTGAATAAGAAGCTCAGAAATGAAATTGCTGTAGAAAGAGCAGAGAAGCAG gagctTATGAGCTCCCTCCAGCATGCCCAGTGGCTGCTGCAGACTCAGACGCAGACTGTGAGTCGAACCGAGCAACAGctcctcatacacacagagGAGTATCAG GTCCTTAAACGAGAACATGAAATGGTCCGAGAGAGGAGTAAAGAAAAAGAGGACAGACTTGTGCACTTGATCGATGACTACAAACATTCCAAAATCGCTCTTGAAAAAGAG ATGCGGACTCTGCATGCAAAGATGCAGGCAGATCAGGAAGAGCTGAAAGCTGTTAAAAAGGCATACGATCACCTCCATGAGAAACACCAACAACTGTCCTCTTGTATGATGCATCAAGCAAGACCTATTCATGGCTTAGAG AATGGCAGAATTGACATCCAAACAAATTCTCCTACCAGCCTGAACTGTGATATGGATCTGGATAAGGATATATCTTCAGATGGAGAAGCCCGTCAAGCCAGTCCTCAAAATAACTGTGAGCAAATGAGACATTGCAAAGAAGATGAAGACATTCCAG ATGAAAGGACTGCTGAGTGTCAAGAAGCGGTAATAGGCAGAGAAAACGATGAGGTTAATGTTCGTTCTCAGATGGATCGAACAACTCTGGCACTTCCACCTACAGAAGGCCTTGTTGGTTTGGCTCCAGATCAGTCAGAGACAAGTGAGAGAGTCAGTGGAACTGATGTGACAAATCAGCAGATAGATCCAGCTGTCAAACAAGAAGCTAGCGTCAGTGAAAGCGCACCAGTGCTTGGCTTGTTTGATAATGGTCACCCTTCAAACGCACTGCAAAGTTATACAGAAAGCTGTCTCGCTAAGCTATCAGAACCCCAAACCAGGTCTGTTTATGGTGTGGCCAGTGACCCAGTGATGTCTGAACCCAGGGTTACGCCAGGGGAGAAGAGTCTGTGTGTCTATGAAAGACGAGAGCACCAGACACCAGATATACACACATCCGAGACATCTCAGGACATTAACTTGAAAGGAGTTGAGCCTCAGACTCCAGCACCTGAGAAAAATCAGGCACCAAGCGCCTCACCAAATAGCGATAGTGTTGTAGAAGAAGATACAGAACCACCACATGCACATAACAAGAGTCCTACGAAGTACGGACAATTAGGTGTACCCTATTTAAACCCACAGCAACGATTCATTCCTCATGAGTCAGACTCTTCTCGTGAAGGATTCTCTTTAGTACCTCATGCTGCCTCAATTTCTGACACACCCTTTAGTGAACTACAAGAACTACAAGTAAGTCCTGATCAACAGGAAGACATAAACAACCATATCAGGGTCACTAAGGCGAAATGTATCCCAGAAGTGGAGTTGAATGCCATTTCCCATCCTGCTGAATCATCCTCTCAAAGTACAGTGTTTATTGCGGCTAATATAGCAGAAGCTCAAGATGGAAATAAAACAGATGATATCTGTACTTCTGCTTTATCTGCACAGAGCAGTGAGCAAAATGTGGAAGCATCTCCATATCCCCAGATGTCACACCCACAGGAAAATTCTGTGTTCCCTGATACAAAACTTAGCGAACAGTCGAATAATAAAGAAAAGCAAATGACTGGCATAGAACCAGGTTACAGTGATGAAAGCAAAAGCTATGGATCATCTCTTGAGTTGGACGTGCCTTTGAAAGAAACATTGGATGCAAAATTGAATGGCTCACGAAGTGCTGCATTGAGGCAAACGAACAAATCCTCAGCACCCtcaaaaatattcatttctgAGCAGAAATCTGTGCTGCCCTCTGGCTTCCAGGACCTTCTCAGATCATTACGTACCCCTGTTTTTCCAAAGTCCACACTAAGAAACCGAG GTGGACTTCTTGACAAGGCGAATGTTTCAGACGTCCATCCTTACCGAAAAAATGATCACTGCGGGGAATGGAATGCAATAAAAGAGACGTTTTCTGAAATCTCTACTGAAAAA GAGAGCAGAATTCCCATCTCGTTTGGTTCAGCTCAGCCAGGCAGCCCAGCGGCGTGCTCTGTGGGTAATGGGCTGAGACAGAACTGCACTGTTACTCCCCCTCCAAGACGGCACAACTTGGGAAAAGTGTCTCGGTCCGTGTGTGAGGAAAGAACACCCACGCCTCTTGAGAAAGAGGACAATCAGAAGTCTGACATCAGGACCCAGATCGCTAAGATTGAACAGTTCCTCTCTTCTGAAGTTATTAAACCGCAGAAAAGACGTAGAGTAGATGAGATTGAACTTTAA
- the LOC108268961 gene encoding uncharacterized protein LOC108268961 isoform X1 gives MFLLSYLFTYSLLIHFCCSAWSPVTSHTLMDANLSYNILQMLVPSWKGEASKSFSVKIQVIKDSETRHEAQICKLVLEKQELEWQKEALQNQINRMTKEQSESLAVVKKQFQAQIRGIDGEKGKHQLSVELKDKEITSLKEELKLLQLFKYSLEKKLSELEQKVQLQTQVKDSHLNQLGEVEKRFRTISRQCAVVRQVHEKLEQNVEEAMRINKKLVSMNKKKESTIAALKKDVEKLNSELVKSKVVSICRSGDESSYLLKDQQMQELKQRLIVETELNKKLRNEIAVERAEKQELMSSLQHAQWLLQTQTQTVSRTEQQLLIHTEEYQVLKREHEMVRERSKEKEDRLVHLIDDYKHSKIALEKEMRTLHAKMQADQEELKAVKKAYDHLHEKHQQLSSCMMHQARPIHGLENGRIDIQTNSPTSLNCDMDLDKDISSDGEARQASPQNNCEQMRHCKEDEDIPDERTAECQEAVIGRENDEVNVRSQMDRTTLALPPTEGLVGLAPDQSETSERVSGTDVTNQQIDPAVKQEASVSESAPVLGLFDNGHPSNALQSYTESCLAKLSEPQTRSVYGVASDPVMSEPRVTPGEKSLCVYERREHQTPDIHTSETSQDINLKGVEPQTPAPEKNQAPSASPNSDSVVEEDTEPPHAHNKSPTKYGQLGVPYLNPQQRFIPHESDSSREGFSLVPHAASISDTPFSELQELQVSPDQQEDINNHIRVTKAKCIPEVELNAISHPAESSSQSTVFIAANIAEAQDGNKTDDICTSALSAQSSEQNVEASPYPQMSHPQENSVFPDTKLSEQSNNKEKQMTGIEPGYSDESKSYGSSLELDVPLKETLDAKLNGSRSAALRQTNKSSAPSKIFISEQKSVLPSGFQDLLRSLRTPVFPKSTLRNRGGLLDKANVSDVHPYRKNDHCGEWNAIKETFSEISTEKESRIPISFGSAQPGSPAACSVGNGLRQNCTVTPPPRRHNLGKVSRSVCEERTPTPLEKEDNQKSDIRTQIAKIEQFLSSEVIKPQKRRRVDEIEL, from the exons GATTCTGAAACACGTCACGAGGCTCAGATCTGTAAACTCGTCCTGGAGAAGCAAGAACTAGAGTGGCAGAAG gAGGCTTTACAAAATCAAATCAACAGGATGACAAAAGAACAATCAGAATCCCTTGCTGTTGTTAAAAAGCAG TTTCAGGCTCAGATTCGAGGAATAGACGGAGAAAAG GGGAAACACCAACTGAGTGTTGAATTAAAAGACAAAGAGATCACCAGCCTGAAGGAAGAGTTGAAGTTACTGCAG TTGTTCAAgtacagtttggagaagaaattaAGCGAGCTG GAGCAGAAGGTGCAGCTGCAGACTCAGGTGAAGGACAGCCATCTGAATCAGCTGGGAGAGGTGGAGAAGCGTTTCAGGACGATATCAAGACAATGTGCTGTGGTCAGACAAGTGCATGAGAAACTGGAGCAGAATG TCGAGGAGGCAATGCGGATTAACAAGAAACTTGTTtccatgaacaaaaaaaaagaatctacaATTGCTGCACTGAAAAAG GATGTGGAGAAGCTTAACAGTGAGCTGGTAAAAAGCAAAGTTGTGTCCATCTGCAGATCTGGAGACGAAAGTTCTTACCTGCTGAAAGACCAACAAATGCAGGAGCTTAAGCAAAGGCTGATTGTg GAGACAGAACTGAATAAGAAGCTCAGAAATGAAATTGCTGTAGAAAGAGCAGAGAAGCAG gagctTATGAGCTCCCTCCAGCATGCCCAGTGGCTGCTGCAGACTCAGACGCAGACTGTGAGTCGAACCGAGCAACAGctcctcatacacacagagGAGTATCAG GTCCTTAAACGAGAACATGAAATGGTCCGAGAGAGGAGTAAAGAAAAAGAGGACAGACTTGTGCACTTGATCGATGACTACAAACATTCCAAAATCGCTCTTGAAAAAGAG ATGCGGACTCTGCATGCAAAGATGCAGGCAGATCAGGAAGAGCTGAAAGCTGTTAAAAAGGCATACGATCACCTCCATGAGAAACACCAACAACTGTCCTCTTGTATGATGCATCAAGCAAGACCTATTCATGGCTTAGAG AATGGCAGAATTGACATCCAAACAAATTCTCCTACCAGCCTGAACTGTGATATGGATCTGGATAAGGATATATCTTCAGATGGAGAAGCCCGTCAAGCCAGTCCTCAAAATAACTGTGAGCAAATGAGACATTGCAAAGAAGATGAAGACATTCCAG ATGAAAGGACTGCTGAGTGTCAAGAAGCGGTAATAGGCAGAGAAAACGATGAGGTTAATGTTCGTTCTCAGATGGATCGAACAACTCTGGCACTTCCACCTACAGAAGGCCTTGTTGGTTTGGCTCCAGATCAGTCAGAGACAAGTGAGAGAGTCAGTGGAACTGATGTGACAAATCAGCAGATAGATCCAGCTGTCAAACAAGAAGCTAGCGTCAGTGAAAGCGCACCAGTGCTTGGCTTGTTTGATAATGGTCACCCTTCAAACGCACTGCAAAGTTATACAGAAAGCTGTCTCGCTAAGCTATCAGAACCCCAAACCAGGTCTGTTTATGGTGTGGCCAGTGACCCAGTGATGTCTGAACCCAGGGTTACGCCAGGGGAGAAGAGTCTGTGTGTCTATGAAAGACGAGAGCACCAGACACCAGATATACACACATCCGAGACATCTCAGGACATTAACTTGAAAGGAGTTGAGCCTCAGACTCCAGCACCTGAGAAAAATCAGGCACCAAGCGCCTCACCAAATAGCGATAGTGTTGTAGAAGAAGATACAGAACCACCACATGCACATAACAAGAGTCCTACGAAGTACGGACAATTAGGTGTACCCTATTTAAACCCACAGCAACGATTCATTCCTCATGAGTCAGACTCTTCTCGTGAAGGATTCTCTTTAGTACCTCATGCTGCCTCAATTTCTGACACACCCTTTAGTGAACTACAAGAACTACAAGTAAGTCCTGATCAACAGGAAGACATAAACAACCATATCAGGGTCACTAAGGCGAAATGTATCCCAGAAGTGGAGTTGAATGCCATTTCCCATCCTGCTGAATCATCCTCTCAAAGTACAGTGTTTATTGCGGCTAATATAGCAGAAGCTCAAGATGGAAATAAAACAGATGATATCTGTACTTCTGCTTTATCTGCACAGAGCAGTGAGCAAAATGTGGAAGCATCTCCATATCCCCAGATGTCACACCCACAGGAAAATTCTGTGTTCCCTGATACAAAACTTAGCGAACAGTCGAATAATAAAGAAAAGCAAATGACTGGCATAGAACCAGGTTACAGTGATGAAAGCAAAAGCTATGGATCATCTCTTGAGTTGGACGTGCCTTTGAAAGAAACATTGGATGCAAAATTGAATGGCTCACGAAGTGCTGCATTGAGGCAAACGAACAAATCCTCAGCACCCtcaaaaatattcatttctgAGCAGAAATCTGTGCTGCCCTCTGGCTTCCAGGACCTTCTCAGATCATTACGTACCCCTGTTTTTCCAAAGTCCACACTAAGAAACCGAG GTGGACTTCTTGACAAGGCGAATGTTTCAGACGTCCATCCTTACCGAAAAAATGATCACTGCGGGGAATGGAATGCAATAAAAGAGACGTTTTCTGAAATCTCTACTGAAAAA GAGAGCAGAATTCCCATCTCGTTTGGTTCAGCTCAGCCAGGCAGCCCAGCGGCGTGCTCTGTGGGTAATGGGCTGAGACAGAACTGCACTGTTACTCCCCCTCCAAGACGGCACAACTTGGGAAAAGTGTCTCGGTCCGTGTGTGAGGAAAGAACACCCACGCCTCTTGAGAAAGAGGACAATCAGAAGTCTGACATCAGGACCCAGATCGCTAAGATTGAACAGTTCCTCTCTTCTGAAGTTATTAAACCGCAGAAAAGACGTAGAGTAGATGAGATTGAACTTTAA
- the LOC108268961 gene encoding uncharacterized protein LOC108268961 isoform X2, with protein sequence MEFSADIETHHLGSVTDKECDNYKLKLSDVGPESDSGSIISVQLLEFKTSLLEAVEELHIHRDSETRHEAQICKLVLEKQELEWQKEALQNQINRMTKEQSESLAVVKKQFQAQIRGIDGEKGKHQLSVELKDKEITSLKEELKLLQLFKYSLEKKLSELEQKVQLQTQVKDSHLNQLGEVEKRFRTISRQCAVVRQVHEKLEQNVEEAMRINKKLVSMNKKKESTIAALKKDVEKLNSELVKSKVVSICRSGDESSYLLKDQQMQELKQRLIVETELNKKLRNEIAVERAEKQELMSSLQHAQWLLQTQTQTVSRTEQQLLIHTEEYQVLKREHEMVRERSKEKEDRLVHLIDDYKHSKIALEKEMRTLHAKMQADQEELKAVKKAYDHLHEKHQQLSSCMMHQARPIHGLENGRIDIQTNSPTSLNCDMDLDKDISSDGEARQASPQNNCEQMRHCKEDEDIPDERTAECQEAVIGRENDEVNVRSQMDRTTLALPPTEGLVGLAPDQSETSERVSGTDVTNQQIDPAVKQEASVSESAPVLGLFDNGHPSNALQSYTESCLAKLSEPQTRSVYGVASDPVMSEPRVTPGEKSLCVYERREHQTPDIHTSETSQDINLKGVEPQTPAPEKNQAPSASPNSDSVVEEDTEPPHAHNKSPTKYGQLGVPYLNPQQRFIPHESDSSREGFSLVPHAASISDTPFSELQELQVSPDQQEDINNHIRVTKAKCIPEVELNAISHPAESSSQSTVFIAANIAEAQDGNKTDDICTSALSAQSSEQNVEASPYPQMSHPQENSVFPDTKLSEQSNNKEKQMTGIEPGYSDESKSYGSSLELDVPLKETLDAKLNGSRSAALRQTNKSSAPSKIFISEQKSVLPSGFQDLLRSLRTPVFPKSTLRNRGGLLDKANVSDVHPYRKNDHCGEWNAIKETFSEISTEKESRIPISFGSAQPGSPAACSVGNGLRQNCTVTPPPRRHNLGKVSRSVCEERTPTPLEKEDNQKSDIRTQIAKIEQFLSSEVIKPQKRRRVDEIEL encoded by the exons ATGGAGTTTAGCGCTGACATTGAAACACATCATCTTGGGTCTGTG ACTGACAAGGAATGTGATAACTACAAACTGAAGTTGTCAGACGTTGGTCCCGAATCAGACAGCGGTTCAATAATTTCGGTACAGCTTCTTGAATTTAAGACGAGCCTCCTTGAAGCAGTGGAGGAATTGCATATTCACAGG GATTCTGAAACACGTCACGAGGCTCAGATCTGTAAACTCGTCCTGGAGAAGCAAGAACTAGAGTGGCAGAAG gAGGCTTTACAAAATCAAATCAACAGGATGACAAAAGAACAATCAGAATCCCTTGCTGTTGTTAAAAAGCAG TTTCAGGCTCAGATTCGAGGAATAGACGGAGAAAAG GGGAAACACCAACTGAGTGTTGAATTAAAAGACAAAGAGATCACCAGCCTGAAGGAAGAGTTGAAGTTACTGCAG TTGTTCAAgtacagtttggagaagaaattaAGCGAGCTG GAGCAGAAGGTGCAGCTGCAGACTCAGGTGAAGGACAGCCATCTGAATCAGCTGGGAGAGGTGGAGAAGCGTTTCAGGACGATATCAAGACAATGTGCTGTGGTCAGACAAGTGCATGAGAAACTGGAGCAGAATG TCGAGGAGGCAATGCGGATTAACAAGAAACTTGTTtccatgaacaaaaaaaaagaatctacaATTGCTGCACTGAAAAAG GATGTGGAGAAGCTTAACAGTGAGCTGGTAAAAAGCAAAGTTGTGTCCATCTGCAGATCTGGAGACGAAAGTTCTTACCTGCTGAAAGACCAACAAATGCAGGAGCTTAAGCAAAGGCTGATTGTg GAGACAGAACTGAATAAGAAGCTCAGAAATGAAATTGCTGTAGAAAGAGCAGAGAAGCAG gagctTATGAGCTCCCTCCAGCATGCCCAGTGGCTGCTGCAGACTCAGACGCAGACTGTGAGTCGAACCGAGCAACAGctcctcatacacacagagGAGTATCAG GTCCTTAAACGAGAACATGAAATGGTCCGAGAGAGGAGTAAAGAAAAAGAGGACAGACTTGTGCACTTGATCGATGACTACAAACATTCCAAAATCGCTCTTGAAAAAGAG ATGCGGACTCTGCATGCAAAGATGCAGGCAGATCAGGAAGAGCTGAAAGCTGTTAAAAAGGCATACGATCACCTCCATGAGAAACACCAACAACTGTCCTCTTGTATGATGCATCAAGCAAGACCTATTCATGGCTTAGAG AATGGCAGAATTGACATCCAAACAAATTCTCCTACCAGCCTGAACTGTGATATGGATCTGGATAAGGATATATCTTCAGATGGAGAAGCCCGTCAAGCCAGTCCTCAAAATAACTGTGAGCAAATGAGACATTGCAAAGAAGATGAAGACATTCCAG ATGAAAGGACTGCTGAGTGTCAAGAAGCGGTAATAGGCAGAGAAAACGATGAGGTTAATGTTCGTTCTCAGATGGATCGAACAACTCTGGCACTTCCACCTACAGAAGGCCTTGTTGGTTTGGCTCCAGATCAGTCAGAGACAAGTGAGAGAGTCAGTGGAACTGATGTGACAAATCAGCAGATAGATCCAGCTGTCAAACAAGAAGCTAGCGTCAGTGAAAGCGCACCAGTGCTTGGCTTGTTTGATAATGGTCACCCTTCAAACGCACTGCAAAGTTATACAGAAAGCTGTCTCGCTAAGCTATCAGAACCCCAAACCAGGTCTGTTTATGGTGTGGCCAGTGACCCAGTGATGTCTGAACCCAGGGTTACGCCAGGGGAGAAGAGTCTGTGTGTCTATGAAAGACGAGAGCACCAGACACCAGATATACACACATCCGAGACATCTCAGGACATTAACTTGAAAGGAGTTGAGCCTCAGACTCCAGCACCTGAGAAAAATCAGGCACCAAGCGCCTCACCAAATAGCGATAGTGTTGTAGAAGAAGATACAGAACCACCACATGCACATAACAAGAGTCCTACGAAGTACGGACAATTAGGTGTACCCTATTTAAACCCACAGCAACGATTCATTCCTCATGAGTCAGACTCTTCTCGTGAAGGATTCTCTTTAGTACCTCATGCTGCCTCAATTTCTGACACACCCTTTAGTGAACTACAAGAACTACAAGTAAGTCCTGATCAACAGGAAGACATAAACAACCATATCAGGGTCACTAAGGCGAAATGTATCCCAGAAGTGGAGTTGAATGCCATTTCCCATCCTGCTGAATCATCCTCTCAAAGTACAGTGTTTATTGCGGCTAATATAGCAGAAGCTCAAGATGGAAATAAAACAGATGATATCTGTACTTCTGCTTTATCTGCACAGAGCAGTGAGCAAAATGTGGAAGCATCTCCATATCCCCAGATGTCACACCCACAGGAAAATTCTGTGTTCCCTGATACAAAACTTAGCGAACAGTCGAATAATAAAGAAAAGCAAATGACTGGCATAGAACCAGGTTACAGTGATGAAAGCAAAAGCTATGGATCATCTCTTGAGTTGGACGTGCCTTTGAAAGAAACATTGGATGCAAAATTGAATGGCTCACGAAGTGCTGCATTGAGGCAAACGAACAAATCCTCAGCACCCtcaaaaatattcatttctgAGCAGAAATCTGTGCTGCCCTCTGGCTTCCAGGACCTTCTCAGATCATTACGTACCCCTGTTTTTCCAAAGTCCACACTAAGAAACCGAG GTGGACTTCTTGACAAGGCGAATGTTTCAGACGTCCATCCTTACCGAAAAAATGATCACTGCGGGGAATGGAATGCAATAAAAGAGACGTTTTCTGAAATCTCTACTGAAAAA GAGAGCAGAATTCCCATCTCGTTTGGTTCAGCTCAGCCAGGCAGCCCAGCGGCGTGCTCTGTGGGTAATGGGCTGAGACAGAACTGCACTGTTACTCCCCCTCCAAGACGGCACAACTTGGGAAAAGTGTCTCGGTCCGTGTGTGAGGAAAGAACACCCACGCCTCTTGAGAAAGAGGACAATCAGAAGTCTGACATCAGGACCCAGATCGCTAAGATTGAACAGTTCCTCTCTTCTGAAGTTATTAAACCGCAGAAAAGACGTAGAGTAGATGAGATTGAACTTTAA